The region CGGTCCTACAGCCTCGGGCGCGACCCGCAGGCCGATCTCGTCTGCGACGACGCCCGGGTTTCGTGGCGGCACGCCACCATCCGCCGTGGCGAACGCAGTTGGGTGATAGAGGACCAGGGAAGCACCAACGGCACCTTTGTGCACGGACAGCGGATCCAGCAGACCGACGTGGGCCCCGGCTCCACGGTCAATCTCGGCAATGCCACCGACGGCCCGCGGCTCAGCTTCACCGGCGGCGGCACGCCGGTCGCGGCGGCCGGCGGCGACGCCTACAGCGCGCAGACCGCGCACGCGCAGCAGCCGCAGCAGCTCTACCAGTCGGCACCGCAGCAGGCCGCGCCCCCGCCGCCGGTGCAGCAGCCGGTCCCGCACATCCCGCCGCCGCAGCACATCCCGCCGCAGGTCCAACAGGCGCCGCCGCAGCACTACCCGCGGTATCAGCAGGCCGCGCCGCCCGCCCAGCAGGCGGCCCCGCACCCGCAGGCCGTACCGCCGCAGGCCGGCGGCTGGCCGCAGCAGCCGCCGGCGCCGCAGGGCGTACCGCAGCAGCCCGCCGCGAACGGCGCCGCGGCAGCCGGAGGCGGCGACCGCAGCCCGACGACCTTCCACCAGCTCGCGCTGGGCCGGGTCATGCGGATCGGCCGCGCGCTGGAGAACGAACTGGTCGTCTCCGACCTCCAGGTCTCCCGCTACCACGCCGAATTCCGCGCGCACCCCGACGGCCGCTACGAGATCGTCGACCTCGGCAGCCACAACGGCACGTACGTCAACGGCCAGCCGGTCCAGCGGCACCTGCTCGGCCCGAACGACATCGTCGGTGTCGGCCACTCCACCTACCGGCTGGTCGGCGACCGGCTCGAAGAGTTCGTGGACACCGGCGCCGTCTCCTTCTCGGCCCGCCGCCTGTCGGTGACCGTGCCGCACGGCAAGACCACCAAGACGATCCTCAAGGACGTCTCCTTCGGGGTGCCGGAGAAGTCGCTGATCGGGGTGATCGGCCCGTCGGGGTCCGGCAAGTCGACGCTGCTGCGCGCCCTGACCGGCTACCGGCCCGCCGACCAGGGCGAGGTGCTGTACGACAACCGGAACCTGTACAAGCAGTTCGCCGAACTGCGCCAGCGCATCGGCCTGGTGCCGCAGGACGACATCCTGCACAAGGAACTCCAGGTCAAGACCGCACTGCGGTACGCGGCCAAGCTCCGCTTCCCCGGTGACACCGCGTCCGCGGAGCGCGAGGCCCGGATCGACGAGGTGCTGCGCGAGCTCAAGCTCGACATCCACGCGGACAAGCGGATCACCTCGCTGTCCGGCGGCCAGCGCAAGCGCGTCTCGGTGGCGCTCGAACTGCTCACCAAGCCGTCGCTGATCTTCCTGGACGAGCCCACCTCGGGCCTGGACCCGGGCATGGACCGCGATGTGATGAAGCTGCTGCGCGGCCTGGCCGACGACGGCCGCACCGTCCTGGTGGTCACCCACTCGGTGGCGGAACTGGCGCTGTGCGACAAGCTGCTGGTGATGGCGCCGGGCGGCGCCGTCGCGTATTTCGGTCCGCCGGACGAGGCGCTGAATTTCTTCGGCTACGACAATTGGGCCGACGTCTTCTCGGCGTTCGAGACCTACCGCGACTACGACTGGATGGGCCGCTGGCGCGGCTCGCAGCATTACCAGACCTATGCCGCGGACCTCGACGCCGTGGCCCCGCAGGCCGCGCCCTACATACCCCACCAGGTGGCCAGACCGCCCAAACCGCAGGCGTGGGGACCGCAGTTGTGGACGCTGGTGCGCCGCTATCTGTCGGTGATCGCCTCCGACCGCGGCTTCATCGGCCTGATGCTGATCCTGCCGACCGTGCTCGGCATCGTCAGCCTGCTGATCCCGGCGCACGACGGCCTGGGCTACGGTCCCGCCAGGTCGCACAACCAGAACCGCGACGCGGGCACCATCTTGATGATCATCGCGGTCGGCGCGTGCTTCGCGGGCTCCGCGAACTCCGTCCGTGAGCTGATCAAGGAACGCGTCATCTACGAGCGCGAACGCGCGGTCGGCCTGTCGCGGTCGGCGTACCTGATGTCCAAGGTCATCGTGCTCGGGCTGATCACCGCCGTACAGGGCGCGATCATCAGCGGCATCGGCTTCGGGCCGCGCAAGAAGATGCCCGCCGAGGGCGTCCTGCTGCACAGCCACCCGGCGGTGGAGATG is a window of Streptomyces sp. NBC_01477 DNA encoding:
- a CDS encoding FHA domain-containing protein; this encodes MPELVLELNGRTWTLDASRSYSLGRDPQADLVCDDARVSWRHATIRRGERSWVIEDQGSTNGTFVHGQRIQQTDVGPGSTVNLGNATDGPRLSFTGGGTPVAAAGGDAYSAQTAHAQQPQQLYQSAPQQAAPPPPVQQPVPHIPPPQHIPPQVQQAPPQHYPRYQQAAPPAQQAAPHPQAVPPQAGGWPQQPPAPQGVPQQPAANGAAAAGGGDRSPTTFHQLALGRVMRIGRALENELVVSDLQVSRYHAEFRAHPDGRYEIVDLGSHNGTYVNGQPVQRHLLGPNDIVGVGHSTYRLVGDRLEEFVDTGAVSFSARRLSVTVPHGKTTKTILKDVSFGVPEKSLIGVIGPSGSGKSTLLRALTGYRPADQGEVLYDNRNLYKQFAELRQRIGLVPQDDILHKELQVKTALRYAAKLRFPGDTASAEREARIDEVLRELKLDIHADKRITSLSGGQRKRVSVALELLTKPSLIFLDEPTSGLDPGMDRDVMKLLRGLADDGRTVLVVTHSVAELALCDKLLVMAPGGAVAYFGPPDEALNFFGYDNWADVFSAFETYRDYDWMGRWRGSQHYQTYAADLDAVAPQAAPYIPHQVARPPKPQAWGPQLWTLVRRYLSVIASDRGFIGLMLILPTVLGIVSLLIPAHDGLGYGPARSHNQNRDAGTILMIIAVGACFAGSANSVRELIKERVIYERERAVGLSRSAYLMSKVIVLGLITAVQGAIISGIGFGPRKKMPAEGVLLHSHPAVEMTLVIMAFGFTSMMVGLIISALVKTAEKTMPLLVMFAIVQIVFTGVLFQLYGKPGMEQVAWLMPARWAVAATGATADLNTLLPWDQTHQTVDTLWKHNAGIWVLDVFMLLAMAALCGVAVARLLRRHEPEVMRK